In one Corallococcus sp. EGB genomic region, the following are encoded:
- a CDS encoding TAXI family TRAP transporter solute-binding subunit: MKTDTLKTQLKRTMRRDLWFAIGPAVLVIAAAFAVTFYFVKPAPPKTLVMALAPEEGGFNYLAKRYQKFLAQQGITLELRNTRGSVGSVALLSAEDSGVDIAFAQSGTTGGKGQEVPEQVVSLGSLSYVPLWVFYRGEPVDDVRGLQGKRIAVGPEESGTRALAMTLLQANKVDASPTELLPLDRDAAIDALTQGKVDAVFLVSPAESPRIQKLAAVKDVRLLSFKRAEAYTRRFPYLSRHVLPRGVFDFAKDVPDEDVVLLAPNALLLARDSLHPALAYLLMRAASEIHGTAGLLDKTGEFPAPLAAGFPLSSEAKRYYATGVPLLQRYLPFWAANLVDRLWVMLVPIIAVVVPLGRAVPAVFLWRVRSRIHRWYARLKEIEIQLEEDPDQEMLQDMLKRLEEAEREVNRIAVPLAYAENLYFFREHVDVVRRRLTRRLAGAPEHKDAHPVRMPA; this comes from the coding sequence ATGAAGACGGACACGTTGAAGACACAGCTCAAGCGCACGATGCGGCGCGACCTGTGGTTCGCCATCGGCCCCGCGGTGCTCGTCATCGCGGCCGCGTTCGCGGTGACGTTCTACTTCGTCAAGCCCGCGCCGCCCAAGACGCTGGTGATGGCGCTGGCGCCAGAGGAGGGCGGCTTCAACTACCTGGCCAAGCGCTATCAGAAGTTCCTCGCGCAGCAGGGCATCACGCTGGAGTTGCGCAACACCAGGGGCTCCGTGGGCAGCGTGGCGCTCTTGAGCGCGGAGGACAGCGGGGTGGACATCGCCTTCGCGCAGAGCGGCACCACCGGCGGCAAGGGGCAGGAGGTGCCGGAGCAGGTGGTATCGCTGGGAAGCCTCTCCTATGTGCCGCTGTGGGTCTTCTACCGGGGCGAGCCCGTGGACGACGTGCGCGGCCTCCAGGGCAAGCGCATCGCGGTGGGGCCCGAGGAGAGCGGCACGCGCGCGCTGGCGATGACGCTGCTCCAGGCGAACAAGGTGGATGCCTCGCCCACGGAGCTGCTGCCGCTGGACCGGGACGCGGCCATCGACGCGCTGACGCAGGGCAAGGTGGACGCGGTGTTCCTGGTGTCACCGGCGGAGTCGCCGCGCATCCAGAAGCTGGCGGCGGTGAAGGACGTGCGCCTGCTCAGCTTCAAGCGCGCGGAGGCGTACACGCGCCGCTTCCCGTACCTGTCGCGCCACGTGCTGCCCCGCGGCGTGTTCGACTTCGCGAAGGACGTGCCGGACGAGGACGTGGTGCTGCTCGCGCCCAACGCGCTCCTGCTGGCGCGCGACTCGCTGCACCCGGCGCTCGCGTACCTGTTGATGCGCGCGGCCAGTGAGATCCACGGCACGGCGGGCCTGCTGGACAAGACGGGCGAGTTCCCCGCGCCGCTCGCCGCGGGCTTCCCCCTGAGCAGCGAGGCGAAGCGCTACTACGCGACGGGCGTGCCCCTCCTGCAGCGCTACCTGCCGTTCTGGGCGGCCAACCTGGTGGACCGGCTGTGGGTGATGCTGGTGCCCATCATCGCGGTGGTGGTGCCGCTGGGGAGGGCGGTGCCCGCGGTGTTCCTGTGGCGGGTGCGCTCGCGCATCCACCGGTGGTACGCGCGGCTGAAGGAGATTGAAATCCAGCTGGAGGAGGACCCGGATCAGGAGATGCTCCAGGACATGCTCAAGCGGCTGGAGGAGGCCGAGCGCGAGGTGAACCGCATCGCGGTGCCGCTGGCCTACGCGGAGAACCTCTACTTCTTCCGCGAGCATGTGGACGTCGTGCGCCGCCGGCTCACCCGCAGGCTCGCGGGCGCGCCCGAGCACAAGGACGCCCACCCGGTGCGGATGCCCGCGTGA
- a CDS encoding TIGR01777 family oxidoreductase, giving the protein MKVVIPGGTGQVGALLARAFAARGDEVVLISRGGRGEARTVSWDGRTLGDWAKEVDGADAVINLAGRSVNCRYTEENLRQMMDSRVDSTRVVGQAIQQAAKPPRVWLQMSTATLYAHRLDAPNDEATGLIGGNEPGVPAYWKRSIDIAKAWERTLAEADTPHTRKVALRTAMVMSADREGIFDVLLGLTRRGLGGPAGSGRQYVSWIHGQDFVRAVQLLLEREDLDGPVNLASPNPLPQRELMARLREAADVSVGLPATKWMLEVGAFFMRTDTELLLKSRRVVPGRLLDAGFTFEYPDWGTAAKHLVERWREGSGPVRS; this is encoded by the coding sequence ATGAAGGTCGTGATTCCGGGTGGCACGGGGCAGGTGGGCGCGCTGCTGGCGCGGGCGTTCGCCGCGCGGGGGGACGAGGTCGTCCTCATCAGCCGGGGAGGCCGGGGCGAGGCGCGCACGGTGTCCTGGGACGGGCGCACCCTGGGTGATTGGGCGAAGGAGGTGGACGGCGCCGACGCGGTCATCAACCTGGCGGGGCGCAGCGTGAACTGCCGCTACACGGAGGAGAACCTGCGCCAGATGATGGACTCGCGGGTGGACTCCACGCGGGTGGTGGGGCAGGCCATCCAGCAGGCCGCGAAGCCGCCTCGGGTGTGGCTGCAGATGAGCACCGCGACGCTGTACGCGCACCGCCTGGACGCGCCCAATGACGAGGCCACCGGCCTCATTGGCGGGAACGAGCCGGGCGTGCCCGCGTACTGGAAGCGAAGCATCGACATCGCGAAGGCGTGGGAGCGCACGCTGGCGGAGGCCGACACGCCCCACACGCGCAAGGTGGCGCTGCGCACCGCGATGGTGATGAGCGCGGACCGCGAGGGCATCTTCGACGTGCTCCTGGGCCTGACGCGCCGGGGACTGGGCGGGCCCGCGGGCAGCGGGCGGCAGTACGTGTCGTGGATCCACGGCCAGGACTTCGTGCGCGCGGTGCAGCTGCTGCTGGAGCGAGAGGACCTGGACGGGCCGGTGAACCTGGCCTCGCCGAATCCCCTGCCCCAGCGGGAGCTGATGGCGAGGCTGCGCGAGGCGGCGGACGTGAGCGTGGGGCTGCCGGCGACGAAGTGGATGCTGGAGGTCGGCGCGTTCTTCATGCGCACGGACACGGAGCTCTTGCTCAAGAGCCGCCGCGTGGTGCCCGGGCGCCTGCTGGACGCGGGCTTCACCTTCGAGTACCCCGACTGGGGGACCGCCGCGAAGCACCTCGTCGAGCGCTGGCGCGAGGGGAGCGGTCCCGTCCGGAGCTGA
- a CDS encoding TerB family tellurite resistance protein — protein MAAPLPPDSQFHIEVIKLLLQVATSDDRVTREEIDAIIDTARGFSVPLTELSALTRCLQEGQPLPPPNLGVLREDPKAVLDAVHALIAGDGHVHESEIAMARQIRELLGVAP, from the coding sequence ATGGCCGCCCCGCTGCCCCCTGACTCCCAATTCCACATCGAAGTCATCAAGCTGCTGCTCCAGGTGGCGACCAGCGACGACCGCGTCACCCGCGAGGAGATTGACGCCATCATCGACACCGCGCGCGGCTTCAGCGTGCCCCTGACGGAGCTCAGCGCCCTCACCCGCTGCCTCCAGGAGGGCCAGCCGCTCCCGCCGCCGAACCTGGGCGTGCTGCGCGAGGACCCCAAGGCCGTGCTCGACGCCGTCCACGCGCTCATCGCCGGCGACGGCCACGTGCACGAGTCGGAGATCGCCATGGCGCGGCAGATCCGCGAGCTGCTCGGCGTCGCCCCTTGA
- a CDS encoding DUF2089 domain-containing protein, protein MTTSKPTWPVPTRCPVCGGGTVIERVRCDGCASAVEGRFTTGWVQQLSPEQLAFVRVFLACRGKIKDVEQALGLSYPTVVARLDDVVEALGQAPGVPPPPAPPPPPPPRERGSPRRAQILDDLAAGLIDADEAAQRLKKARE, encoded by the coding sequence ATGACGACTTCCAAGCCCACCTGGCCCGTGCCAACCCGCTGCCCCGTCTGTGGAGGCGGCACCGTCATCGAACGGGTGCGCTGCGACGGCTGCGCGTCCGCGGTGGAGGGGCGCTTCACGACGGGCTGGGTGCAGCAGCTATCGCCGGAGCAGCTCGCGTTCGTGCGCGTGTTCCTGGCCTGCCGGGGGAAGATCAAGGACGTGGAGCAGGCGCTGGGCCTCTCCTATCCGACGGTGGTGGCGCGGCTGGACGACGTGGTGGAGGCCCTGGGCCAGGCGCCTGGAGTCCCGCCACCTCCCGCCCCTCCTCCGCCGCCTCCGCCCCGCGAGCGCGGCTCACCGCGCCGGGCGCAGATTCTCGATGACCTCGCGGCCGGGCTCATCGACGCGGACGAGGCCGCTCAACGTCTCAAGAAGGCACGGGAGTAA
- a CDS encoding fatty acyl-AMP ligase has translation MRSACPSITLIDLLEETGRRPRELPLYTFLEDDAEVTLTRGELASSAHRIAAALQPLAAPGERAVLLYPPGADYLHGFFGCVCSGLVAVPAYPPDPSRLERTLPRLRALIADSGATVVLTTSFILSMAELLFTDAPELRALQWVATDALEAGDAAAWQRPDVTADSLAFLQYTSGSTGVPRGVMLSHGNLLHNLGAICRAFATRDDSVGVIWLPPYHDMGLIGGVLVPLAQGFHTALMSPLSFLKRPRAWLEALTRFGGTISGGPNFAFDLCVRRIPPTEREGLDLSHWEVAFCGAEPIRPDTLARFEEAFGPHGFRREAFYPCYGLAEGTLIVTGGAKEAEPRLRDVDASALEAGFARAPAGMARTLVGSGATLPDQSLRIVAPDTGRVLPAGEVGEVWVKGPSVAQGYWRREAESARVFQARTDQGDGPYLRTGDLGFLSAGELYVTGREKDLIIVRGRNLYPQDLEVVVEGSHPALRPGCGVAFGVEVDGEEHLVVVQEVDPRKWDGEVAPVLRAIRGRLASVHEVRPRAVVLIEPGSLPKTSSGKVQRRATRKAFLTGALRELHAWCANARTGDEFSGELSAPEFRVLARVPSRLGARREDLDVLSQGTGDAV, from the coding sequence TTGAGGTCCGCATGCCCGTCCATCACGCTGATCGACCTGCTCGAGGAAACGGGCCGCCGTCCTCGGGAGCTCCCCCTCTACACCTTCCTGGAGGATGACGCGGAGGTGACGCTCACCCGGGGCGAGCTGGCCTCGAGCGCGCACCGCATCGCCGCCGCGCTCCAGCCGCTCGCGGCACCGGGCGAGCGCGCGGTCCTGCTCTATCCCCCTGGCGCGGACTACCTCCACGGATTCTTCGGCTGCGTGTGCTCGGGGTTGGTGGCGGTGCCCGCGTATCCTCCGGATCCCTCGAGGCTGGAGCGCACCCTGCCCCGCCTGCGCGCGCTCATCGCGGACTCCGGGGCCACGGTGGTGCTCACCACGTCCTTCATCCTCTCCATGGCGGAGCTCCTCTTCACGGACGCGCCGGAGCTGCGCGCGTTGCAGTGGGTGGCGACGGATGCGCTGGAGGCGGGCGACGCGGCGGCATGGCAGCGGCCGGACGTGACGGCCGACTCGCTGGCCTTCCTCCAGTACACGTCCGGCAGCACCGGGGTGCCGCGGGGCGTGATGCTCAGCCACGGCAACCTGCTGCACAACCTGGGGGCCATCTGCCGCGCCTTCGCGACGCGCGACGACAGCGTGGGCGTCATCTGGCTGCCGCCCTACCACGACATGGGACTCATTGGCGGCGTGCTGGTGCCGCTGGCGCAGGGCTTCCACACGGCGCTGATGTCCCCGCTGTCGTTCCTCAAGAGGCCCCGGGCCTGGCTGGAGGCGCTCACCCGCTTCGGCGGCACCATCAGCGGCGGACCCAACTTCGCATTCGACCTGTGCGTGCGGCGCATCCCGCCCACGGAGCGGGAGGGGCTGGACCTGAGCCACTGGGAGGTGGCGTTCTGCGGCGCGGAGCCCATCCGCCCGGACACGCTGGCGCGCTTCGAGGAGGCCTTCGGGCCGCACGGCTTCCGGCGCGAAGCCTTCTATCCCTGCTATGGCCTGGCGGAAGGGACGCTCATCGTCACTGGCGGCGCGAAGGAGGCCGAGCCCAGGCTGCGCGACGTGGACGCCTCCGCGCTGGAGGCAGGCTTTGCCCGGGCGCCCGCGGGCATGGCCCGGACGCTGGTGGGCAGCGGCGCGACGCTGCCGGATCAATCCCTGCGCATTGTGGCGCCGGACACGGGCCGAGTGCTTCCGGCGGGTGAGGTGGGCGAGGTCTGGGTGAAGGGCCCCAGCGTGGCGCAGGGCTACTGGCGCCGCGAGGCGGAGTCCGCGCGGGTGTTCCAGGCGAGGACCGACCAGGGAGACGGCCCGTATCTCCGGACCGGAGACCTGGGCTTCCTGAGCGCGGGCGAGCTGTACGTCACCGGGCGCGAGAAGGACCTGATCATCGTGAGGGGCCGGAACCTGTATCCGCAGGACCTGGAGGTGGTGGTCGAGGGAAGCCACCCCGCGCTCAGGCCCGGCTGTGGCGTGGCCTTTGGCGTCGAGGTGGACGGCGAGGAGCACCTGGTCGTGGTGCAGGAGGTGGATCCGCGCAAGTGGGACGGCGAAGTGGCCCCGGTGCTCCGCGCCATCCGCGGCCGTCTGGCGTCGGTGCACGAGGTACGGCCCCGCGCGGTGGTGCTCATCGAGCCCGGAAGCCTGCCCAAGACCTCCAGCGGAAAGGTACAGCGGAGGGCCACGCGGAAGGCGTTCCTCACCGGAGCGCTGCGCGAGCTGCACGCCTGGTGCGCGAACGCGCGGACCGGCGACGAATTCTCCGGCGAGCTGTCAGCGCCAGAGTTCCGGGTCTTGGCACGCGTGCCGTCACGCCTGGGCGCACGGAGGGAGGACCTGGATGTCCTGAGCCAGGGAACAGGCGACGCGGTCTGA
- a CDS encoding endonuclease I family protein, translating to MIIPSRPTSATRPSTNSASAPATPARITPKAFSPVSTFEAGATAKKPPKTPTTPVPTPAPAPQGPEDVPPSKSDPRYDGLKDQALINALHDAVSKHKDLGYNQARKIIFTALDNHDGIVKCVYTGKEVKTNKIPGSNVMNTEHTWPQSKGATGPAKADLHHLFPTDSKANSVRGNYPFGTVKNVKWEENGAKFGTDEKGRTVFEPPDEHKGNVARALFYFSTVYNKHIPADDEAVLKQWNKLDKVDAAEIARNDAIETYQQNRNPFVDDASLADRIADF from the coding sequence ATGATCATCCCGTCCCGCCCGACCTCCGCGACCCGCCCCTCGACGAACTCCGCGTCGGCCCCGGCCACCCCGGCCCGTATCACCCCGAAGGCGTTCTCCCCGGTCTCCACGTTCGAGGCTGGCGCGACGGCGAAGAAGCCGCCGAAGACGCCGACGACGCCGGTGCCCACGCCCGCGCCCGCGCCGCAGGGGCCGGAGGACGTGCCGCCGTCCAAGTCGGATCCGCGCTACGACGGGCTGAAGGACCAGGCGCTGATCAACGCCCTGCACGACGCGGTCAGCAAGCACAAGGACCTGGGCTACAACCAGGCGCGCAAGATCATCTTCACGGCCCTGGACAACCACGACGGCATCGTCAAGTGCGTCTACACGGGTAAGGAAGTGAAGACGAACAAGATCCCCGGCAGCAACGTGATGAACACCGAGCACACCTGGCCCCAGTCCAAGGGCGCCACGGGCCCGGCGAAGGCGGACCTGCACCACCTGTTCCCCACGGACAGCAAGGCCAACTCGGTCCGGGGCAACTACCCCTTCGGCACGGTGAAGAACGTGAAGTGGGAGGAGAACGGCGCCAAGTTCGGCACCGACGAGAAGGGCCGCACCGTCTTCGAGCCGCCCGACGAGCACAAGGGCAACGTGGCGCGCGCGCTGTTCTACTTCTCCACCGTCTACAACAAGCACATCCCGGCGGACGACGAGGCCGTGCTCAAGCAGTGGAACAAGCTGGACAAGGTGGACGCGGCGGAGATCGCCCGCAACGACGCCATCGAGACCTACCAGCAGAACCGCAACCCCTTCGTGGACGACGCGTCGCTGGCCGACCGCATCGCGGACTTCTAG
- a CDS encoding YqjF family protein, whose protein sequence is MRPFLTATWRYLLMLNYEVDPAVLRPLVPRGTELDAWQGRTFASMVGFRFLDTRVRGLAVPFHRDFDEVNLRFYVRRLGPDGWRRGVVFVREIVPRLAIATVARVLYNEPYVAHPMRHAVNMDGADTGEPGHVEYAWKSHGRWHRLAARTLGTPAESAPGSQEEFITEHYWGYTAQRDGGCAEYRVEHPRWTVWRARETAFDCDVARFYGPAFSECLRGTPHSAFVATGSEVAVFPGNEVPPLPSP, encoded by the coding sequence ATGCGCCCCTTCCTGACGGCGACGTGGCGGTACCTGCTGATGCTCAACTACGAGGTGGATCCGGCGGTGCTGCGGCCCCTCGTTCCCCGTGGCACGGAGCTCGACGCGTGGCAGGGCCGCACGTTCGCGAGCATGGTCGGCTTCCGGTTCCTCGACACGCGCGTGCGAGGGCTCGCGGTGCCGTTCCACCGGGACTTCGATGAGGTGAACCTGCGCTTCTACGTGCGCCGCCTGGGCCCCGACGGCTGGCGGCGTGGCGTGGTGTTCGTGCGCGAAATCGTCCCCCGGCTCGCCATCGCCACCGTGGCGCGCGTCCTCTACAACGAGCCCTACGTCGCGCACCCCATGCGCCACGCCGTGAACATGGACGGCGCGGACACCGGCGAGCCCGGCCATGTCGAATACGCCTGGAAGTCCCATGGCCGCTGGCATCGGCTGGCGGCCCGGACGCTCGGCACTCCGGCGGAGAGCGCGCCCGGCTCCCAGGAGGAATTCATCACCGAGCACTACTGGGGCTACACCGCCCAGCGCGACGGCGGTTGCGCCGAGTATCGCGTGGAGCACCCGCGCTGGACCGTCTGGCGCGCCCGGGAGACCGCCTTCGACTGCGACGTGGCCCGCTTCTACGGCCCGGCCTTCTCCGAGTGCCTCCGGGGAACGCCCCACTCCGCCTTCGTGGCCACCGGCTCGGAAGTGGCCGTCTTTCCTGGAAATGAAGTCCCACCCTTGCCAAGCCCGTAG
- a CDS encoding acyltransferase yields MAGLDLLRCLAILVVVVYHYPRPEGHDAFRAFANFGWTGVELFFVLSGFLIGSQLLEPVSRGETPSLRRFYLRRALRILPSFLVVLGLYLFVPAWSERPVVTPAWRFLTFTQNFGLRINGFSHAWSLCVEEHFYLVLPLTVLALRRRIRAPSLLALAGGVMVGGMLLRGGLWMRSFSGLGPDAPGWRDFDMLLYYPTYARLDGLTCGVLLAALRVFRPAAWERWTRGGRALGLAALGLACLGGVLFINEEHFRELPYVLLSFPLAALGFAALLMALAGPTASRLCARVPGVRTFAVLSFTVYLTHKAVQHGVRDALAPHGLDAFHAVTVLGGAVAVLLASLALHHGVERPMLRLRERLERGLASREARPQPAVS; encoded by the coding sequence ATGGCCGGCCTGGACCTGCTCCGGTGCCTGGCCATCCTCGTCGTCGTCGTCTACCACTACCCCCGCCCCGAAGGTCACGACGCCTTCCGTGCCTTCGCCAACTTCGGCTGGACGGGCGTGGAGCTGTTCTTCGTGCTCAGCGGCTTCCTCATCGGCTCGCAGCTGCTGGAGCCGGTGTCGCGCGGTGAGACGCCGTCACTCCGGCGCTTCTACCTTCGACGCGCGCTGCGCATCCTGCCGTCGTTCCTCGTCGTGCTGGGCCTGTACCTCTTCGTGCCAGCGTGGAGCGAGCGGCCCGTGGTGACACCCGCGTGGCGCTTCCTCACCTTCACGCAGAACTTCGGCCTGCGCATCAATGGCTTCTCCCACGCGTGGTCGCTGTGCGTGGAGGAGCACTTCTACCTGGTGCTGCCGCTCACCGTGCTCGCACTGCGCCGACGCATCCGCGCGCCGTCGCTCCTCGCGCTCGCGGGCGGCGTGATGGTCGGGGGCATGCTCCTGCGCGGCGGGCTGTGGATGCGCTCCTTCTCAGGGCTCGGTCCGGACGCACCGGGGTGGCGCGACTTCGACATGCTGCTCTACTACCCGACGTACGCGCGGCTCGATGGGCTGACCTGCGGAGTGCTGCTCGCGGCCCTGCGCGTGTTCCGGCCCGCGGCATGGGAGCGCTGGACGCGCGGCGGCCGTGCCCTGGGACTGGCGGCCCTGGGCCTCGCGTGCCTGGGCGGCGTGCTCTTCATCAACGAGGAGCACTTCCGCGAGCTCCCCTACGTCCTGCTTTCATTCCCCCTGGCCGCGCTGGGCTTCGCGGCGCTGTTGATGGCGCTGGCGGGCCCCACGGCCTCGCGCCTCTGCGCCCGCGTCCCGGGCGTGAGAACCTTCGCGGTCCTGAGCTTCACCGTCTACCTCACGCACAAGGCCGTGCAGCACGGCGTGCGGGACGCGCTCGCGCCCCATGGCCTGGACGCGTTCCACGCCGTCACGGTGCTGGGTGGCGCCGTGGCGGTGCTGCTCGCCTCGCTCGCGCTGCACCATGGCGTGGAGCGCCCCATGTTGAGGCTGCGGGAACGGCTGGAGCGCGGGCTTGCGTCCCGGGAGGCGCGGCCCCAGCCCGCCGTGTCTTGA
- a CDS encoding alpha/beta hydrolase: MSTKQYRVRWGRIAALGLALGALGAGGFTAARGLRTAQALVHPARVPVTRPTGPDALPGLEDVSFEAAGRKLRGWYVPSRDGTAVVLVHGFADNRTRVLFEARVLSEAGHGVLLFDLHGQGESEGEAVGWGDSEREDVRAALAFVRARPDVTAGRVGLFGFSMGGTTALLVAQEDARVKAVAAAGAFPDLAEDMGSHYGLSTWAVLWGLRRAGIDVGAVRPVDGMCRLEGRPLLLINGGSDPDGPQKMDGRLYRAACQPREQWVVPEAAHGEYAQKNPEGYARQLRDFFGRAL; the protein is encoded by the coding sequence GTGTCCACGAAGCAGTACCGCGTCCGTTGGGGTCGCATCGCCGCGCTGGGGCTCGCGCTGGGCGCGTTGGGCGCGGGCGGGTTCACGGCGGCGCGAGGCCTGCGCACGGCGCAGGCCCTGGTGCACCCGGCGCGCGTCCCGGTGACGCGCCCCACGGGCCCGGACGCACTGCCGGGCCTGGAGGACGTGTCCTTCGAGGCCGCGGGGCGGAAGCTCCGCGGGTGGTACGTCCCCTCGCGCGACGGGACGGCGGTGGTGCTGGTGCACGGCTTCGCGGACAACCGCACGCGGGTCCTCTTCGAGGCGCGGGTGCTGTCGGAGGCGGGGCACGGCGTCCTGCTCTTCGACCTGCACGGCCAGGGCGAAAGCGAAGGCGAGGCGGTGGGCTGGGGCGACAGCGAGCGCGAGGACGTGCGCGCGGCCCTGGCCTTCGTGCGGGCCCGCCCGGACGTGACAGCGGGCCGGGTGGGCCTGTTCGGCTTCTCCATGGGCGGGACGACGGCCCTGCTGGTGGCGCAGGAGGACGCGCGGGTGAAGGCGGTGGCCGCGGCGGGCGCGTTCCCGGACCTGGCGGAGGACATGGGCTCCCACTACGGCCTGAGCACCTGGGCGGTGTTGTGGGGGCTGAGGAGGGCCGGCATCGACGTGGGCGCCGTGCGGCCCGTGGACGGCATGTGCAGGCTGGAGGGCCGGCCGCTGCTGCTCATCAACGGCGGCAGCGATCCGGACGGCCCCCAGAAAATGGACGGCCGCCTCTACCGCGCGGCCTGCCAGCCCCGCGAACAGTGGGTGGTGCCAGAAGCGGCCCACGGCGAATACGCCCAGAAGAACCCCGAAGGTTACGCACGGCAGCTGCGCGACTTCTTCGGCCGCGCGCTATGA
- a CDS encoding helix-turn-helix transcriptional regulator: MGKARKFLAPEQALIAELKEALGNARTLEDVYEAISHALLTLCEADHLAVGCANPDGTAGLQWKTETVHPLLKDYADWVQEDFVFRATVVQPNVVLSDVQMLRGQPLTETETFRRSQGAGLKLKRVLASLLFTEQDLKGGIALYRESSRPFTLRAQWFLQQIIPSISKAVARLQEFYALRFERDLLKAIAMGGSPVLVLNGLGRKVVDTGPAIPLLERWFPPHELSDGVPRAWVERVRTLARFDAAVDPRLESLTLERGADRLDVTFSPSTVTWGGRNLWQVRMHERAHWMRPDWKEKLTAQESRVADCLHEGLANKEISSRLGCSVETVKVHIKSLFEKTGIHSRAEFVAKGRRASTTSGRE, translated from the coding sequence ATGGGCAAGGCACGGAAGTTCCTGGCGCCTGAACAGGCGTTGATCGCGGAGCTGAAGGAGGCGCTGGGCAATGCCCGGACGCTGGAGGATGTGTACGAGGCCATCTCCCACGCGCTCCTCACCCTGTGTGAGGCGGACCACCTGGCGGTGGGCTGCGCGAATCCGGATGGGACGGCGGGGCTGCAGTGGAAGACGGAGACCGTCCACCCCCTCCTCAAGGATTACGCGGACTGGGTCCAGGAGGACTTTGTCTTCCGCGCCACGGTGGTCCAGCCGAACGTGGTGCTCAGCGATGTCCAGATGCTGCGGGGGCAGCCGCTGACGGAGACGGAGACCTTCCGGCGCAGCCAGGGCGCGGGGCTGAAGCTCAAGCGCGTGCTGGCGTCACTGCTCTTCACGGAGCAGGACCTGAAGGGCGGCATCGCGCTGTACCGGGAGTCCTCCCGGCCCTTCACGCTGCGGGCGCAGTGGTTCCTCCAGCAGATCATCCCCTCCATCTCCAAGGCGGTGGCCCGGCTCCAGGAGTTCTACGCCCTGCGCTTCGAGCGAGACCTGCTGAAGGCCATTGCCATGGGGGGCAGCCCGGTGCTGGTGCTCAACGGCCTGGGGCGGAAGGTGGTGGACACGGGGCCGGCCATCCCGCTGCTGGAGCGGTGGTTTCCGCCGCACGAGCTCAGCGACGGCGTGCCGCGCGCCTGGGTGGAGCGGGTGCGGACCCTGGCCCGCTTCGACGCCGCGGTGGATCCCCGGCTGGAGTCGCTCACGCTGGAGCGCGGCGCGGACCGGCTGGACGTGACGTTCAGCCCCTCCACCGTCACCTGGGGCGGCCGCAACCTGTGGCAGGTGCGCATGCACGAGCGCGCCCACTGGATGCGTCCGGACTGGAAGGAGAAGCTCACCGCCCAGGAGTCGCGCGTGGCGGACTGTCTTCACGAGGGACTGGCGAACAAGGAGATCTCCTCGCGCCTGGGGTGCTCCGTGGAGACGGTGAAGGTCCACATCAAGTCGCTGTTCGAGAAGACCGGCATCCACAGCCGCGCGGAGTTCGTCGCCAAGGGCCGCCGCGCGAGCACGACCTCTGGACGGGAGTGA
- a CDS encoding outer membrane beta-barrel protein, whose product MKKGIALGLCLMGLTGGAARAQDPPSDAPTRVGRVDWKGPYFLLGLGVEGYTGKLAPNINPGPSYGVFVGYRANDYLGVELGYSGGVSGLSVADHASFFGTPDIVRNGGQAALTVGFTPTRLQPYVLGGIGFERYSVREGNFFRFFNDTGGYAPVGVGVRYKFNPNLTAEVRGSYSFLFGQDFAPTQSLGAGDGRYSGLLMIGGSY is encoded by the coding sequence ATGAAGAAAGGCATCGCGCTGGGGCTCTGCCTGATGGGATTGACGGGTGGCGCCGCCAGGGCCCAGGACCCACCGTCGGACGCGCCCACCCGGGTGGGACGGGTGGATTGGAAGGGCCCCTACTTCCTCCTGGGGCTGGGCGTGGAGGGATACACGGGCAAGCTCGCGCCCAACATCAATCCGGGGCCCTCGTATGGCGTCTTCGTGGGCTACCGCGCCAATGACTATCTGGGCGTGGAGCTGGGCTACAGCGGCGGCGTGAGCGGCCTGTCCGTCGCGGATCACGCCTCGTTCTTCGGCACCCCGGACATCGTGCGCAATGGCGGGCAGGCGGCGCTCACCGTGGGCTTCACTCCCACGCGGCTGCAGCCCTACGTGCTCGGAGGCATCGGCTTCGAGCGCTACTCGGTGCGCGAGGGCAACTTCTTCCGGTTCTTCAACGACACGGGAGGCTACGCACCGGTGGGCGTGGGTGTGCGCTACAAGTTCAATCCCAACCTCACGGCCGAGGTGCGCGGCAGCTACAGCTTCCTCTTCGGACAGGACTTCGCGCCCACGCAGAGCCTCGGCGCGGGAGATGGCCGCTACTCAGGCCTGCTGATGATTGGAGGCAGCTATTGA